A single genomic interval of Streptococcus oralis subsp. dentisani harbors:
- a CDS encoding TrkH family potassium uptake protein, with amino-acid sequence MLFKSFLEKIKTILGRLSPARRIFLSFALVIFLGSLLLSLPFVQAGTSQATYFDHLFTTVSMVCVTGLFTQPVASTYNIWGQLICMILIQIGGLGLMTFIGIFYIQGKQKLSLRGRETIQESFSYGETQSLKDFIRSIFLTTFMVEGIGAFLLSFRFIPEFGWGRGILTSIFLAVSAFCNAGFDNFGSTSLVAFQTDPLINLVIAGLIITGGLGFMVWFDLATQFGKKKKRRLRFHTKLVLFLTAGILLFGTVSTLLIEWNNPGTIGNLSAPEKLLVSFFQTVSMRTAGFASIDYTQARPVTLLIYILQMFLGGAPGGTAGGLKITTFFVLLVFARSELLGLPHANVARRTIEPRTVQKSFSVFIIFLLTFLLGLILLGITAEGNPRFIYLMFETISALATVGVTANLTPELGKLALSIVMLLMFIGRIGPLTLLVSVAEYQPDKKDTIHYMKADITIG; translated from the coding sequence ATGTTATTCAAATCTTTTTTGGAAAAAATCAAGACGATACTGGGACGCTTGTCGCCAGCCCGTCGCATCTTTTTAAGTTTTGCCCTAGTGATCTTCTTAGGTTCGCTTCTTTTAAGTCTTCCCTTTGTGCAAGCAGGAACGTCACAAGCGACCTACTTTGACCATCTCTTTACGACTGTGTCTATGGTCTGTGTGACAGGGCTCTTTACCCAGCCAGTAGCCTCTACTTACAATATCTGGGGCCAGTTGATCTGTATGATTTTGATCCAGATCGGTGGTTTAGGCCTTATGACCTTTATCGGAATCTTTTATATCCAAGGAAAACAAAAGCTCAGCCTTCGTGGCCGTGAGACTATTCAAGAAAGCTTTAGTTATGGGGAAACTCAGTCTCTAAAGGATTTCATCCGCTCAATCTTTCTGACGACTTTTATGGTGGAAGGAATTGGTGCCTTTCTCTTGAGTTTTCGCTTTATCCCCGAATTTGGCTGGGGGCGAGGGATATTAACCTCTATCTTTTTGGCTGTTTCAGCTTTCTGTAATGCTGGATTTGATAATTTTGGAAGTACGAGTTTGGTAGCCTTTCAAACGGACCCCTTGATCAATCTAGTGATTGCAGGATTGATTATCACGGGGGGGCTAGGATTTATGGTCTGGTTTGACCTAGCGACCCAGTTTGGGAAGAAGAAAAAACGCCGTCTGCGTTTCCATACCAAGTTGGTTCTCTTTTTAACGGCGGGAATTTTGCTCTTTGGAACAGTATCGACTCTCTTAATTGAGTGGAATAATCCTGGAACGATTGGAAATCTCAGCGCTCCAGAGAAACTGCTGGTCAGCTTTTTCCAGACCGTCAGCATGAGAACGGCAGGCTTTGCTTCAATTGACTACACCCAGGCTCGACCAGTTACCTTACTGATCTACATCTTGCAGATGTTTCTGGGAGGGGCACCTGGAGGGACAGCAGGGGGGCTCAAGATTACGACCTTCTTTGTCTTGTTGGTCTTTGCTCGCAGTGAATTATTGGGCTTGCCTCATGCCAATGTGGCTCGGAGGACTATTGAACCCCGAACCGTGCAAAAATCTTTCAGTGTCTTTATTATCTTCTTGCTAACATTCTTGCTGGGCTTGATCCTACTAGGGATAACAGCAGAAGGAAATCCGCGCTTTATTTACCTCATGTTTGAGACCATTTCAGCCCTTGCGACAGTTGGAGTGACGGCAAACTTAACGCCGGAGTTAGGTAAGTTAGCCCTCAGTATCGTTATGTTGTTGATGTTTATCGGCCGTATTGGTCCCTTGACACTACTGGTCAGTGTAGCGGAATACCAGCCAGACAAGAAAGATACGATTCACTATATGAAAGCAGATATCACTATCGGATAA
- a CDS encoding potassium channel family protein, which yields MSDRTIGILGLGIFGSSVLAALAKHDMNIIAIDDHEERINQFEPVLARGVVGDITDEELLLSAGIDTCDTVVVATGENLESSVLAVMHCKSLGVPTVIAKVKSHTAKKVLEKIGADAVISPEFEMGRSLAQTILFHNSVDVFQLDKNVSIVEMKIPQSWVGKSLSQLDLRGRYNLNVLGFRSYENAPLDVQFGPNDLLQADAYIMAVINNQHLDTLAELSE from the coding sequence ATGTCAGATCGGACAATTGGAATTTTAGGCTTGGGAATTTTTGGGAGCAGTGTTTTGGCTGCTCTAGCCAAGCATGACATGAATATCATTGCTATTGATGACCACGAGGAACGCATTAACCAATTTGAACCTGTGCTGGCGCGTGGGGTAGTTGGGGATATCACGGATGAAGAACTCCTTCTATCAGCGGGGATTGACACCTGTGATACCGTAGTTGTCGCAACGGGGGAAAATTTGGAGTCCAGTGTTCTTGCGGTTATGCACTGCAAGAGTCTAGGGGTGCCAACCGTTATTGCCAAGGTCAAAAGTCATACAGCTAAAAAGGTTCTAGAAAAAATTGGGGCAGACGCAGTCATCTCACCAGAGTTTGAAATGGGGCGCTCATTGGCACAGACCATCCTCTTTCATAACAGCGTAGACGTCTTTCAGCTGGACAAGAATGTATCGATTGTCGAGATGAAAATCCCCCAATCATGGGTAGGTAAAAGTCTCAGTCAGTTGGATTTACGTGGGCGATACAACCTCAACGTACTTGGCTTTCGTTCCTACGAAAATGCTCCTCTGGATGTCCAATTCGGACCCAATGACCTCTTGCAGGCAGATGCCTATATCATGGCTGTCATTAATAACCAACATCTGGACACCCTAGCTGAACTGAGTGAGTAG
- a CDS encoding SSURE domain-containing protein, producing the protein MKFNPNQRYTRWSIRRLSVGVASVVVASGFFVLVGQPSSARADVVNPTPTQVVPDAASVSEKSDLPAEVLKKAVDVALPSEQSIPTPKASVDTTSSSEKADVTAKDQVVAPKEEVQAQPDSKKETEDAIKPVESPVSTVSGQEREASEAQAPTTPAEVQKGVADNTKDTVDVPASYLDKANFPGPFTAGVNQVIPYEFFAGDGMLTRLILKASDKAPWSDNGSAKNPALPPVEKLGKGLYFYEVDLAGTQGKSDKELLDLLKQNGTQSYKATIKVYGAKDGKPDLTNLVATKDLTVNLNGLTTPNQVKESVVNNVKDMIDVPASYLDKAKVPGPFLAGVNQVIPYEAFGGDGMLTRLLLKASDKAPWSDNGMAKNPALLPLEGLAKGQYFYEVDLNGNTVGKDGQALLEQLRANGTHTYLATVKVYGAKDGKPDLTNLIATRQVTIQLRGKEMATIPSQQGQMNTKPSETGSTGTTEGMMGTNHHMSDMKVDQPASSPMANMMKKDDKAMLPNTGEAKTATAGLGIFGLALAGLVGLLGLTTKRED; encoded by the coding sequence ATGAAATTCAATCCAAATCAGAGATATACTCGTTGGTCTATTCGCCGTCTCAGTGTCGGTGTTGCTTCAGTTGTTGTGGCTAGTGGCTTCTTTGTCCTAGTTGGTCAACCAAGTTCTGCACGTGCTGATGTCGTCAATCCGACTCCTACCCAAGTCGTGCCAGACGCTGCTTCGGTGAGTGAAAAGAGCGACTTACCAGCAGAGGTTCTCAAAAAAGCAGTCGATGTAGCTCTTCCTTCAGAACAGTCTATTCCAACACCTAAAGCAAGTGTGGATACGACAAGCTCTTCAGAGAAAGCGGATGTGACTGCTAAAGACCAAGTAGTAGCACCAAAAGAAGAAGTGCAAGCACAACCTGACTCTAAGAAAGAAACAGAAGATGCGATTAAACCTGTGGAAAGTCCTGTGTCTACAGTTTCTGGACAAGAGCGTGAAGCCAGTGAAGCACAAGCACCGACCACTCCAGCTGAAGTTCAAAAAGGTGTAGCTGACAATACCAAAGACACAGTAGATGTCCCAGCTTCTTACTTGGACAAAGCTAACTTCCCAGGACCATTTACAGCGGGTGTCAACCAAGTCATTCCATATGAATTCTTCGCTGGTGACGGCATGTTGACTCGCCTGATCTTGAAAGCCTCTGATAAGGCTCCATGGTCAGACAACGGCTCAGCTAAAAATCCAGCTCTCCCACCAGTAGAGAAATTGGGCAAAGGCCTTTACTTCTACGAAGTGGATTTAGCAGGCACCCAAGGAAAATCAGATAAAGAGTTGCTTGACCTTTTGAAACAAAATGGTACACAAAGCTATAAGGCAACCATCAAAGTGTACGGTGCAAAAGACGGCAAACCTGACTTAACTAACCTCGTAGCGACTAAAGATTTGACTGTTAATTTGAATGGTTTGACCACACCAAATCAGGTTAAAGAGTCTGTTGTTAACAATGTCAAAGACATGATTGATGTTCCAGCTAGCTACCTTGATAAGGCTAAGGTTCCTGGACCTTTCTTGGCCGGTGTCAACCAAGTTATTCCATACGAAGCTTTTGGTGGAGATGGTATGTTGACTCGCCTCTTGTTAAAAGCTTCCGACAAAGCCCCATGGTCAGACAACGGAATGGCTAAAAATCCAGCTCTATTGCCACTTGAAGGCTTGGCTAAAGGCCAATATTTCTACGAAGTGGATTTGAATGGCAATACGGTTGGCAAAGATGGTCAGGCCTTGCTTGAGCAACTTCGAGCTAACGGAACCCATACGTATCTAGCTACTGTTAAAGTTTATGGCGCTAAAGACGGCAAACCTGATTTGACCAATCTGATTGCTACTCGTCAAGTAACGATTCAGCTTCGTGGAAAAGAAATGGCGACAATACCATCTCAACAAGGTCAGATGAATACGAAGCCTTCTGAAACAGGCTCTACAGGTACGACTGAGGGTATGATGGGTACAAATCACCATATGTCAGATATGAAAGTAGATCAACCAGCTTCTAGCCCAATGGCTAATATGATGAAAAAAGATGATAAAGCGATGTTACCAAATACTGGGGAAGCTAAAACGGCTACAGCTGGCCTTGGTATCTTTGGACTAGCCTTGGCAGGGCTTGTTGGACTTTTGGGTTTGACAACCAAACGAGAAGATTAA
- a CDS encoding response regulator transcription factor produces MKKTILLVDDEIDILDIQNRYLIQAGYDVLVAHDGKEGLELFRKKSIDLIITDIMMPNMDGYDFISEVQYIAPDQPFLFTTAKTSEQDKIYGLSLGADDFIVKPFSPRELVLRVNNILRRLSRGRETEQIEFGDLVINHVTHEVRIGDQPLELTVKSFELLWILASNPERVFSKTELYEKVWQEDYVDDTNTLNVHIHALRQELTKYTNSNAPAIKTVWGLGYKMERPRGRK; encoded by the coding sequence ATGAAAAAGACAATTTTGCTGGTTGATGATGAGATAGATATTCTAGATATTCAAAACCGCTATCTTATACAGGCAGGTTACGACGTTTTGGTCGCCCATGATGGTAAGGAGGGATTAGAGCTTTTCAGAAAAAAATCTATCGACCTCATTATCACAGATATCATGATGCCCAATATGGATGGTTATGATTTTATCAGTGAAGTTCAGTATATCGCTCCGGATCAACCCTTCCTCTTTACAACTGCTAAGACAAGCGAACAGGATAAGATTTATGGATTAAGTTTGGGGGCAGATGATTTTATAGTCAAACCCTTTAGCCCACGCGAATTGGTTTTAAGAGTGAATAATATCTTGCGTCGCCTTAGCCGTGGAAGAGAGACAGAACAAATCGAGTTTGGTGACTTGGTAATCAACCATGTGACTCATGAAGTTCGCATTGGGGATCAACCATTGGAATTGACAGTAAAATCCTTTGAACTTCTATGGATATTAGCCAGCAATCCCGAGAGAGTCTTTTCAAAGACGGAACTTTACGAGAAGGTATGGCAAGAGGACTATGTGGATGATACCAATACACTCAATGTTCATATCCATGCTTTGAGGCAAGAGTTGACCAAGTATACGAATTCAAATGCTCCTGCTATCAAAACTGTCTGGGGTTTGGGCTATAAAATGGAAAGGCCAAGAGGTAGAAAATGA
- a CDS encoding sensor histidine kinase, with protein MKLKNYILVGYLVSTLLTILVVFWAVQRMLIEKSEVYFLVGMTLIASFIGAAVSIFLLSPVFSSLKHLKKQAQDIASKDFSTEIETKGPLEFQELGQAFNDMSHNLQATFQSLDESEQEKRMMIAQLSHDIKTPITSIQVTVEGILDGVIKEEERLHYLTTIGRQTERLNKLVEELDVLTLNTQPQDTATEEVEEVFLDQLLIESMSEFQLQIEQEERDVYIQVSPESAKIKSHSDKLSRILVNLLNNAFKYSEPGTRIEVLAQLTEQELRISVKDEGQGILPEDLEKIFKRLYRVETSRNMKTGGHGLGLAIARELAHQLGGEITAESQYGLGSKFTFSLNLK; from the coding sequence ATGAAATTAAAAAACTATATTTTAGTGGGGTATCTAGTGTCGACTCTACTAACGATTTTGGTCGTTTTCTGGGCAGTCCAACGAATGTTGATTGAGAAAAGTGAAGTTTACTTTCTAGTTGGAATGACCTTGATTGCTAGTTTTATTGGCGCTGCAGTGAGCATCTTTCTTTTGTCGCCTGTGTTCTCTTCTCTGAAACATTTGAAAAAACAAGCTCAGGATATAGCAAGCAAGGATTTCAGCACAGAAATCGAAACCAAAGGACCATTAGAATTTCAAGAGCTGGGCCAAGCTTTTAATGACATGTCCCACAATTTGCAAGCTACCTTTCAATCACTTGATGAGAGCGAGCAAGAAAAGAGAATGATGATTGCGCAGCTCTCTCACGATATTAAAACTCCCATTACCTCCATTCAGGTTACTGTGGAGGGAATTCTAGATGGAGTGATTAAGGAAGAGGAACGGCTCCACTACTTAACCACGATTGGTCGGCAAACCGAGCGTCTAAACAAGCTAGTGGAGGAATTGGATGTTCTGACTCTTAACACCCAACCTCAAGATACTGCTACTGAAGAAGTCGAAGAGGTCTTTTTAGATCAGTTGCTGATTGAGTCAATGAGTGAATTTCAACTCCAGATTGAACAAGAGGAGCGAGATGTTTACATTCAAGTATCACCTGAGTCGGCGAAAATCAAGAGCCATTCTGACAAACTTTCTCGCATTCTGGTTAATTTGTTAAACAATGCCTTTAAATATTCAGAACCAGGAACCAGAATCGAGGTTCTTGCCCAATTAACAGAACAAGAGCTGAGAATCAGTGTGAAAGACGAGGGTCAGGGGATCCTTCCTGAGGATTTGGAAAAGATCTTTAAACGACTTTATCGTGTGGAAACTTCGCGCAATATGAAGACAGGTGGGCATGGCTTAGGTCTTGCGATTGCACGCGAACTAGCCCATCAGCTTGGTGGCGAAATCACAGCAGAAAGTCAATATGGCTTAGGAAGCAAGTTTACATTCAGCCTCAATTTGAAATAA
- the rpsD gene encoding 30S ribosomal protein S4, producing the protein MSRYTGPSWKQARRLGLSLTGTGKELARRNYVPGQHGPNNRSKLSEYGLQLAEKQKLRFTYGVGEKQFRNLFVQATKIKGGILGFNFMLLLERRLDNVVYRLGLATTRRQARQFVNHGHILVDGKRVDIPSYRVTPGQVISVREKSLKVPAILEAVEATLGRPAFVSFDAEKLEGSLTRLPERDEINPEINEALVVEFYNKML; encoded by the coding sequence ATGTCACGTTATACAGGACCATCTTGGAAACAAGCTCGTCGCCTTGGCCTTTCACTTACAGGTACAGGTAAAGAATTGGCACGTCGTAACTACGTACCAGGACAACACGGACCAAACAACCGTTCTAAATTGTCAGAATACGGTTTGCAATTGGCTGAAAAACAAAAACTTCGTTTCACTTACGGTGTAGGTGAAAAACAATTCCGTAACTTGTTCGTACAAGCTACAAAAATCAAAGGCGGAATCCTAGGTTTCAACTTCATGCTTCTTTTGGAACGCCGTTTGGATAACGTTGTTTACCGTCTTGGCCTTGCGACTACTCGTCGTCAAGCTCGTCAATTCGTAAACCACGGTCACATCCTTGTTGACGGAAAACGCGTTGATATCCCATCATACCGCGTAACTCCAGGTCAAGTGATCTCAGTTCGTGAAAAATCATTGAAAGTTCCAGCAATCCTTGAAGCAGTAGAAGCTACTCTTGGACGTCCAGCATTCGTATCATTCGACGCTGAAAAATTGGAAGGTTCATTGACTCGCTTGCCAGAACGCGACGAAATCAACCCAGAAATCAACGAAGCACTTGTCGTTGAATTCTACAACAAAATGCTTTAA
- a CDS encoding tyrosine-type recombinase/integrase: protein MKITQHSKKDGSIVYRSSVYLGIDQVTGKQVTTKVTGRTKKEVKQKAQDAIIDFKVNGSTRFQASTISTYEELARLWWDNHKHTVKPNSQDATRRLLEGHVLPLFGSYKLDKLTTSLIQSIVNRLAEKTNKGEAGAYLHYDKIHALNKRILQYGVIMQAIPFNPAREVLLPRNNQKANRHKIKHFDNQELKKFLDYLDSLDSNKYRHFYEITLYKFLLATGCRINEALALEWSDIDLENAIVHVTKTLNYKQEINSPKSKSSYRDIDIDQATVSMLKQYKRRQVKEAWQLGRTETVVFSDFIHEYPNNRTLQTRLRTHFKHADVPNIGFHGFRHTHASLLLNSGIPYKELQHRLGHSQISMTMDIYSHLSKENAKKAVSFFETAMKSI from the coding sequence ATGAAAATAACGCAACATAGTAAAAAAGACGGGTCAATAGTCTACCGCTCTAGTGTCTATCTGGGCATTGACCAGGTAACGGGTAAACAAGTCACAACGAAAGTCACGGGACGCACTAAAAAAGAGGTCAAGCAAAAAGCCCAAGACGCAATTATAGACTTTAAGGTAAACGGATCGACCAGGTTTCAAGCCTCTACTATATCCACCTACGAGGAGCTGGCTAGGCTATGGTGGGATAACCACAAGCATACAGTAAAGCCAAATAGTCAGGACGCTACTAGAAGGCTCCTAGAAGGCCATGTTTTGCCTCTCTTTGGCTCATATAAGCTCGATAAGCTGACAACTTCACTTATTCAATCCATTGTCAACCGACTGGCAGAAAAGACTAATAAAGGAGAAGCTGGGGCGTATCTGCATTATGACAAAATCCACGCGCTTAACAAGCGTATTCTTCAATATGGTGTCATTATGCAAGCTATCCCATTCAATCCAGCCCGTGAGGTCTTGCTACCTCGAAACAATCAAAAAGCAAACCGCCACAAGATCAAACATTTTGACAATCAGGAACTTAAAAAGTTTCTTGACTATCTCGATAGTTTAGACAGTAACAAGTACCGCCATTTTTACGAGATTACACTTTACAAGTTTCTACTGGCCACTGGTTGCCGTATCAATGAGGCTCTAGCGCTTGAATGGTCAGATATTGACCTAGAAAATGCCATTGTCCACGTCACAAAGACTCTAAACTATAAGCAAGAAATCAATAGCCCAAAGTCAAAGTCTAGTTATCGGGATATAGATATAGATCAAGCAACTGTTAGCATGCTAAAACAGTACAAACGTAGACAAGTAAAAGAGGCTTGGCAACTTGGACGTACTGAAACGGTGGTCTTTTCTGACTTTATACATGAGTACCCCAATAATCGAACCTTACAAACCAGATTAAGAACCCACTTCAAACATGCTGACGTTCCTAACATTGGTTTTCATGGTTTCCGCCATACTCACGCCAGTCTCTTGCTTAACTCTGGAATACCTTACAAGGAACTTCAGCACCGCCTAGGTCATTCACAAATCAGTATGACCATGGATATATATAGCCACCTCTCAAAAGAGAACGCCAAAAAAGCCGTCTCATTCTTTGAAACGGCTATGAAATCAATCTAG
- a CDS encoding ATP-binding protein, which produces MRKYDIQKLLLSGENQSVEFKEAKNSFPKDGMKTICSFANTNDGLLILGISENTQNKEFYISGVNNPDKILDDLYSLVNNPKKINRNVINEESVQVINEKGKSIIIIPIYKVDYKDKPIYLNESVTSTYFRQGTGDFRCSQEQINSMLRDSAKESFDSTLIQDFSILDLDTETIKLYREKFDNINAEHPFSKLDNEQFLIKINALRRDRKDDKIKPTVAGLLIFGTHNSIKEFIPHYNVEYVLKEFSENNRFKDRVIYDGTWGEDNLFNFFYLVIEKLYLTLNDNSNIQENSMNRIGISKLRIAIREAFINSLIHSDYKSEKGIMIIRYSDRYIFTNGGTLRIDIKDFFSGAHSDPRNYLIQEIFRFLNLCEKAGTGIPKIMEAVKESHLKYPNLRTELDSVELTLWDTSLIDNLDIDNEYEKKILELIIENRFITRETLEEKLKIHKNTILKYLKKLVEKQAIDKFKSGRQYVYFIAQNQDPEFQKYNHIDAMYSLLEEMKRK; this is translated from the coding sequence ATGAGAAAATACGATATACAAAAATTGTTATTATCAGGGGAGAACCAAAGTGTTGAATTCAAAGAAGCTAAAAACTCTTTCCCTAAAGACGGTATGAAAACCATTTGCTCCTTTGCTAATACAAATGATGGATTACTAATTCTGGGAATATCAGAGAATACACAGAATAAAGAATTTTATATTTCTGGGGTCAATAATCCAGATAAAATACTTGATGATTTATATAGTTTAGTTAACAATCCTAAGAAAATTAACAGAAATGTAATAAATGAAGAAAGTGTTCAAGTTATAAATGAAAAAGGAAAGAGTATTATCATTATCCCTATTTATAAAGTTGATTATAAGGACAAACCAATATATCTAAACGAAAGTGTAACATCTACTTATTTCCGCCAAGGTACCGGAGATTTTAGATGTTCACAAGAACAAATCAACTCTATGTTAAGAGATTCCGCTAAGGAAAGTTTTGATAGCACACTTATTCAGGATTTTTCTATTTTAGACTTAGATACAGAAACAATAAAGCTATATAGAGAAAAGTTCGATAATATAAATGCGGAGCACCCTTTTTCAAAATTGGATAACGAACAATTTTTAATAAAAATAAATGCTTTACGAAGAGATCGCAAGGACGATAAAATAAAACCAACAGTTGCTGGACTATTAATTTTTGGTACACATAATTCAATAAAAGAGTTTATTCCACACTATAACGTAGAATATGTTCTAAAAGAGTTTTCTGAAAACAATCGCTTTAAAGATCGTGTGATTTATGATGGTACATGGGGGGAAGATAATCTTTTTAATTTCTTTTACCTAGTTATTGAAAAATTGTATCTAACTTTAAATGACAACTCTAACATTCAAGAAAATTCTATGAATAGAATTGGAATTTCAAAATTACGAATTGCAATTCGCGAGGCATTCATTAATAGCCTTATTCATAGCGACTATAAAAGCGAAAAAGGGATAATGATAATTAGATATTCTGATAGGTACATATTCACAAATGGCGGAACACTTAGAATTGACATAAAGGACTTTTTTAGTGGGGCACATTCTGATCCAAGAAACTACTTAATACAAGAAATTTTTAGATTTTTAAATTTATGTGAAAAAGCTGGAACTGGTATACCCAAAATAATGGAAGCCGTTAAAGAGAGTCATTTAAAGTATCCCAATTTACGAACTGAATTAGACTCAGTTGAACTTACATTATGGGATACTTCCCTTATAGATAACCTAGATATTGATAACGAATATGAGAAAAAAATATTAGAATTAATAATCGAAAACCGTTTCATAACAAGAGAGACTTTGGAAGAAAAACTAAAAATCCACAAAAATACAATTTTAAAATATTTAAAGAAATTAGTGGAAAAACAAGCTATCGATAAATTCAAATCCGGTAGACAATACGTATACTTTATTGCACAAAACCAAGATCCTGAATTTCAAAAATATAACCACATTGATGCTATGTATTCTCTACTGGAAGAAATGAAACGAAAATAA
- a CDS encoding helix-turn-helix domain-containing protein, with protein MNRLKELRQEKKLSQKELAENIRVHYRTLQNWENGESQIKPEKAQQLADFFGVSVGYLLGYIDDSEIYDDEVVIEPEKGMILAYSMERSNKKLQEKMFKDFITFFRDNTIFISDNEILALYAMVQAADLNNTTPRGIQFTNLIFSDNDEAKQIIDDYSFIFGNEFTRNDLDEQIRGYISEETRTKEKTEKLLKVLKSAYGERDYLN; from the coding sequence ATGAATAGATTGAAAGAATTAAGACAAGAAAAAAAGCTATCTCAAAAAGAGTTAGCTGAAAATATCAGGGTTCATTATCGGACTCTTCAAAATTGGGAAAACGGAGAAAGCCAAATTAAACCAGAAAAAGCCCAGCAACTAGCTGACTTCTTCGGAGTAAGCGTTGGGTATCTATTGGGGTATATTGATGACTCGGAAATATATGATGATGAAGTGGTAATAGAACCTGAAAAGGGGATGATTTTAGCTTACTCTATGGAACGCTCTAACAAGAAGCTCCAGGAAAAGATGTTTAAAGACTTCATTACATTTTTCCGTGATAACACTATCTTTATCAGTGATAATGAAATTCTAGCTTTATACGCTATGGTGCAGGCTGCCGATCTCAATAATACCACGCCAAGAGGCATACAGTTTACCAATTTGATTTTTTCTGATAATGACGAAGCCAAACAAATAATCGATGATTACTCATTTATTTTCGGTAACGAGTTTACTAGAAATGATTTAGATGAGCAAATTCGCGGATATATCTCCGAAGAAACCAGAACTAAAGAAAAGACCGAAAAACTCTTGAAAGTCTTGAAATCAGCATATGGAGAACGCGACTACCTGAATTAG
- a CDS encoding helix-turn-helix transcriptional regulator: MSKLRGYRVMLGLTQQQMADKLKISLQSYNNKELGKTPFNDKERLAIKSMVAEIKSDITIDELFYS, translated from the coding sequence ATGAGCAAACTACGAGGCTATCGGGTTATGTTAGGACTGACTCAGCAACAGATGGCGGACAAACTAAAAATTTCTTTGCAGTCATACAACAACAAAGAATTAGGTAAAACGCCATTCAATGATAAGGAACGCCTAGCGATTAAGTCAATGGTTGCAGAAATCAAATCAGACATAACCATAGATGAACTATTTTATAGCTAG
- a CDS encoding Rha family transcriptional regulator: MELVYMDGKKEPYTTSEIIAECAEVTHHTIQELLRKHKADFESYGIIAFEMRKLDGRGRPMKIYRLNEQQATLLITYLKNTEPVRRFKMNLVKAFFEMREELSKFRMQRALEKPKRKTLHDSIETWEAKPKHAHSTMNNLLLKAVTDRNAKQLREERGGYNGIDSLTSDELEQYQAFEDMVIAMIGLNMSYQEIKSMVFRNKKPRTKCA; this comes from the coding sequence ATGGAATTAGTCTACATGGACGGCAAGAAAGAGCCGTATACTACAAGCGAGATCATCGCTGAATGTGCTGAGGTTACTCATCACACAATACAAGAACTTTTAAGAAAGCATAAAGCTGATTTTGAAAGCTACGGAATTATCGCATTTGAAATGCGTAAATTAGATGGGCGAGGGCGACCAATGAAAATCTATCGCCTAAATGAACAACAGGCAACCTTGCTGATCACTTATCTAAAGAATACCGAACCTGTACGGCGGTTCAAAATGAACCTAGTCAAAGCCTTCTTTGAAATGCGTGAGGAACTTTCTAAGTTTCGTATGCAGAGGGCGCTAGAAAAGCCAAAAAGAAAAACCTTGCATGACAGTATAGAGACATGGGAGGCAAAACCCAAGCACGCGCATAGCACCATGAACAACCTGCTACTAAAAGCAGTAACCGACAGGAACGCTAAGCAGTTAAGGGAAGAACGTGGGGGCTATAATGGCATCGATAGCTTGACCAGTGACGAGCTGGAGCAATACCAGGCATTTGAGGACATGGTAATAGCCATGATTGGCTTGAATATGAGTTATCAAGAAATCAAGTCCATGGTATTCAGAAATAAAAAACCACGCACTAAATGCGCGTGA